One segment of Pseudomonas sp. FP2196 DNA contains the following:
- a CDS encoding benzoate/H(+) symporter BenE family transporter → MNDATHTQLRPFSDTSPSAIVAGFIAMMTGYTSSLVLMFQAGQAAGLTSGQISSWIWAISIGMAVCSIGLSLRYRTPITIAWSTPGAALLITSLGGVSYGEAIGAYITCAVLVTICGLTGSFERLMKKIPASLAAALLAGILFKIGSEIFVAAQHRTGLVLGMFFTYLLVKRLSPRYAVLAALLIGTALSGFMGLLDFSGFHLEVATPVWTTPQFSLAATISIGIPLFVVAMTSQNMPGIAVLRADGYNVPASPLITTTGIASLLLAPFGSHGINLAAISAAICTGPHAHEDRNKRYTAAVWCGIFYGIAGVFGATLAALFAALPKELVLSIAALALFGSIINGLSIAMTEVKEREAALITFMVTASGLTLFSIGSAFWGIVAGVLTMVILNWRKA, encoded by the coding sequence ATGAACGACGCCACGCACACGCAACTGCGCCCCTTCTCCGACACCTCGCCCTCGGCCATCGTCGCCGGTTTTATTGCGATGATGACCGGCTACACCAGTTCGCTGGTGCTGATGTTTCAGGCCGGGCAAGCGGCGGGCCTGACCAGCGGGCAGATTTCCTCGTGGATCTGGGCGATCTCGATTGGCATGGCGGTGTGCTCGATCGGCCTGTCGCTGCGCTATCGCACGCCGATCACCATTGCCTGGTCGACACCCGGCGCGGCGTTGTTGATCACCAGTCTTGGCGGCGTGAGCTATGGCGAAGCCATCGGCGCCTACATTACCTGCGCGGTGCTGGTGACGATCTGCGGGCTGACCGGTAGTTTCGAACGGCTGATGAAGAAGATCCCGGCCTCACTGGCGGCAGCCTTGCTGGCGGGGATTCTGTTCAAGATCGGCAGCGAAATCTTCGTCGCCGCGCAACACCGCACCGGCCTGGTGTTGGGCATGTTCTTCACCTATTTATTGGTCAAACGCCTGTCGCCCCGCTATGCCGTGCTCGCCGCACTGCTGATCGGCACCGCGTTGTCGGGCTTCATGGGCCTGCTGGATTTCAGCGGTTTTCATCTGGAAGTGGCGACACCGGTATGGACCACGCCGCAATTCTCGCTGGCGGCGACCATCAGCATCGGCATCCCGCTGTTCGTCGTGGCGATGACTTCGCAGAACATGCCAGGCATCGCCGTCTTGCGCGCAGACGGCTATAACGTTCCGGCCTCGCCGCTGATCACCACCACGGGCATCGCCTCGTTGTTGCTGGCGCCGTTCGGCTCACATGGTATCAACCTCGCGGCCATCAGTGCGGCGATCTGCACCGGCCCGCACGCCCATGAAGATCGCAACAAACGCTACACCGCAGCGGTGTGGTGCGGGATTTTCTACGGTATTGCCGGGGTGTTCGGCGCCACATTGGCGGCGCTGTTCGCCGCGCTGCCGAAGGAACTGGTGCTGTCGATCGCCGCGCTGGCGCTGTTTGGCTCGATCATCAACGGCTTGAGCATTGCCATGACTGAGGTGAAGGAGCGTGAAGCGGCGCTGATCACGTTTATGGTGACGGCGTCGGGGCTGACGCTGTTTTCCATTGGTTCGGCGTTTTGGGGGATTGTTGCGGGGGTTTTGACGATGGTGATTTTGAATTGGCGTAAAGCGTAA
- a CDS encoding YggL family protein, protein MATNRSQRLRKKLCVDEFQELGFELNLDFKEDLSEEAIDAFLEAFIKEAMEANGLGYVGGDDFGLVCLQKRGSVNEEQRAAVEAWLKNRTELTGMTVSPLLDVWYPEKPINAAK, encoded by the coding sequence ATGGCGACTAACCGTTCCCAGCGTCTGCGCAAAAAACTGTGCGTTGATGAATTTCAAGAGCTGGGTTTCGAACTGAACCTGGACTTCAAAGAAGACTTGTCCGAAGAAGCCATTGACGCTTTCCTCGAAGCATTCATCAAAGAAGCCATGGAAGCCAACGGTCTGGGCTACGTCGGCGGCGACGACTTCGGTCTGGTTTGCCTGCAGAAGCGTGGCTCGGTCAACGAAGAGCAGCGCGCTGCTGTTGAAGCCTGGCTGAAAAACCGCACTGAGCTGACCGGTATGACCGTCAGCCCGCTGCTGGACGTTTGGTATCCGGAAAAGCCGATCAACGCGGCTAAGTGA
- the xdhA gene encoding xanthine dehydrogenase small subunit, translating to MIQFLLNQELRSEHALDPNLTVLNYLREHVGKSGTKEGCASGDCGACTVVVGELQTDDEGREHIRYRSLNSCLTFVSSMHGKQLISVEDLKHKGELHSVQKAMVECHGSQCGFCTPGFVMSLFALQKNSDAPDHAKAHEALAGNLCRCTGYRPILAAAEQSCCGKQPDQFDAREADTIARLKAIAPTDIGELNSGDKRCLVPLTVADLADLYDAYPQARLLAGGTDLALEVTQFHRTLPVMIYVGNVAEMKRIDSFDDRIEIGAATALSDCYEALNAEYPDFGELLHRFASLQIRNQGTLGGNIGNASPIGDSPPLLIALGAQIVLCKGETRRTLNLEDYFIDYRVTARQESEFIEKIIVPRASAEQLFRAYKVSKRLDDDISAVCAAFNLRIENGVISDARVAFGGMAAIPKRAAHCEAVLLGQPFNNAVVERACAALAEDFTPLSDFRASKEYRLLSAQNLLRKYFIELQTPHIETRVTAYV from the coding sequence GTGATCCAGTTTTTACTTAACCAGGAACTCCGTAGCGAGCACGCCCTGGACCCGAATCTGACTGTGCTCAATTACCTGCGCGAACACGTGGGCAAATCCGGCACCAAAGAAGGTTGCGCCAGCGGTGACTGCGGCGCCTGCACCGTGGTGGTCGGCGAGTTGCAAACGGATGACGAGGGTCGCGAACACATTCGCTATCGCAGCCTCAACTCGTGCCTGACCTTTGTTTCGTCGATGCACGGCAAACAACTGATCAGCGTCGAAGACCTCAAACACAAAGGCGAACTGCACAGCGTGCAGAAAGCCATGGTCGAGTGCCACGGCTCGCAGTGCGGTTTCTGCACCCCCGGTTTCGTCATGTCACTGTTCGCCCTGCAAAAGAACAGCGATGCACCGGATCATGCCAAGGCCCACGAAGCGCTGGCCGGCAACCTCTGCCGCTGCACCGGCTACCGACCGATTCTGGCCGCTGCCGAACAATCCTGCTGCGGCAAACAGCCGGATCAGTTCGACGCCCGCGAAGCCGACACCATCGCCCGCCTCAAGGCCATTGCCCCGACCGATATCGGCGAACTCAACAGCGGCGACAAGCGCTGCCTGGTGCCGCTGACCGTCGCCGATCTGGCCGATCTCTACGACGCTTATCCACAAGCCCGCCTGCTGGCCGGCGGCACCGATCTGGCATTGGAAGTCACCCAGTTCCACCGCACCTTGCCGGTGATGATTTACGTCGGCAACGTCGCGGAAATGAAGCGCATCGACAGCTTCGACGACCGCATCGAAATCGGCGCTGCCACCGCCCTCTCCGACTGCTACGAAGCACTGAATGCCGAGTACCCGGACTTCGGCGAATTGCTGCACCGCTTCGCCTCCCTGCAAATCCGCAACCAGGGCACCCTCGGCGGCAACATCGGCAACGCCTCGCCGATCGGTGACTCGCCACCGCTGCTGATCGCACTCGGCGCACAAATCGTGCTGTGCAAGGGTGAAACCCGACGCACGTTGAACCTTGAGGATTACTTCATCGATTACCGCGTCACCGCGCGTCAGGAAAGCGAGTTCATCGAGAAAATCATCGTCCCGCGTGCCAGCGCCGAGCAGTTATTCCGCGCCTATAAAGTCTCGAAACGCCTGGATGACGACATCTCCGCCGTCTGCGCCGCGTTCAACCTGCGCATCGAAAACGGTGTGATCAGCGATGCCCGTGTCGCTTTCGGCGGGATGGCGGCGATTCCTAAACGTGCCGCCCATTGCGAAGCCGTGCTGCTCGGCCAGCCGTTCAATAACGCCGTGGTCGAACGCGCTTGCGCCGCACTGGCCGAAGACTTCACGCCGCTCTCGGACTTCCGCGCCAGCAAGGAATATCGCCTGCTCAGCGCGCAGAACCTGCTGCGCAAATACTTCATCGAACTGCAAACACCGCACATCGAGACTCGGGTGACCGCTTATGTCTAA
- a CDS encoding GntR family transcriptional regulator, which yields MNEQLQPLKKQPRAGKAGRSGTQDDIVYAHIFEAILEQRLAPGTKLSEEALGEIFGVSRTIIRRALSRLAHEGVVLLRPNRGAVVASPSVEEARQVFMARRLVERAITELAVQHATAEQIAELRQMVNDERDSFSRGDRGAGIRLSGEFHLKLAEAAKNAPLISFQRSLVSQTSLIIAQYESGNRSHCSYDEHTQLIDAIEARNGELAVDLMMHHMDHIDSKLNLDEESASDDLHAVFSHLLQTKKPGRPAAKL from the coding sequence ATGAACGAACAGTTGCAACCCCTCAAGAAACAACCGCGAGCAGGCAAAGCCGGCCGCAGCGGAACCCAGGACGATATTGTCTACGCGCATATCTTCGAGGCCATCCTCGAACAGCGTCTGGCGCCCGGCACAAAATTGAGCGAAGAAGCGTTGGGGGAAATCTTTGGGGTCAGCCGCACCATCATTCGCCGCGCGCTGTCGCGTCTGGCCCATGAAGGCGTTGTGTTATTGCGGCCGAACCGTGGCGCTGTGGTTGCCAGCCCGAGCGTTGAAGAAGCCCGCCAGGTGTTCATGGCCCGCCGTCTGGTCGAGCGCGCGATCACTGAGCTGGCTGTGCAACATGCCACCGCCGAACAGATTGCCGAACTGCGCCAGATGGTCAACGATGAGCGCGACAGCTTCTCGCGCGGCGATCGTGGCGCCGGTATTCGTTTGTCGGGTGAGTTCCACCTGAAACTCGCCGAAGCGGCGAAGAACGCCCCGCTGATCAGCTTCCAGCGCAGCCTGGTCTCGCAGACGTCGCTGATCATCGCCCAGTATGAAAGCGGCAACCGTTCGCATTGCTCTTACGACGAACACACCCAGTTGATCGACGCCATCGAAGCGCGCAACGGTGAGCTGGCAGTGGACCTGATGATGCATCACATGGATCACATCGACAGCAAGCTCAACCTCGACGAGGAAAGCGCGTCGGATGACCTGCATGCGGTGTTCTCGCATTTGTTGCAGACCAAGAAGCCCGGGCGTCCAGCGGCCAAGCTCTGA
- a CDS encoding GntR family transcriptional regulator gives MTFKAPDSLAEQIAHHLAERIIRGEMKPGERIQEQKVTLALNVSRGSVREALLILERRHLIAILPRRGAHVTELTAHKVQSLCTLMSELYILLGNSVANGWQVQSDMAPFVQIQQRLTASYERQDIRAFVDDSFAVMRAAYPFANNPYLQETVENLQPAMSRAYFLALEQRKAEMSEFLELFERLLAAVLARDLPQIRIVLTAYAQRSCDLVVSALTVA, from the coding sequence ATGACGTTCAAGGCGCCGGACAGCCTCGCCGAGCAAATTGCTCACCACCTCGCCGAACGCATCATTCGTGGCGAAATGAAGCCGGGAGAGCGCATTCAGGAACAGAAGGTCACGCTGGCATTGAATGTCAGCCGCGGATCGGTCCGCGAAGCCTTGCTGATCCTCGAGCGCCGCCACCTGATCGCGATCCTGCCGCGCCGTGGCGCGCACGTCACCGAGCTGACGGCGCACAAGGTGCAGAGCCTGTGCACGCTGATGAGCGAGCTGTACATCCTGCTCGGCAACTCGGTGGCCAACGGCTGGCAAGTCCAGTCCGACATGGCTCCGTTCGTGCAGATCCAGCAGCGCCTCACCGCCAGCTACGAGCGTCAGGACATCCGCGCGTTTGTCGACGACAGCTTCGCCGTGATGCGCGCCGCCTATCCGTTCGCCAACAATCCGTACCTGCAAGAAACCGTCGAGAACCTCCAGCCGGCCATGAGCCGCGCGTACTTCCTCGCCCTCGAACAGCGCAAGGCCGAGATGAGCGAATTCCTCGAACTGTTCGAACGCTTGCTGGCCGCTGTACTTGCCCGTGATTTGCCGCAGATCCGCATCGTGCTGACGGCTTACGCCCAGCGCAGCTGCGATCTGGTGGTGTCTGCCCTGACGGTCGCCTAA
- the guaD gene encoding guanine deaminase yields the protein MPLTRKAYRAAILHSIADPAEVGIEASYEYFEDGLLVVDGGKISALGHASELLPTLPADIEIEHYQDALITPGFIDTHIHLPQTGMVGAYGEQLLDWLNTYTFPCESQFGDKTHADDVADIFIKELLRNGTTTALVFGSVHPQSVNSFFEAAEKLDLRMIAGKVMMDRNAPDYLTDTAESSYVESKALIERWHGKGRLHYAVTPRFAPTSTPEQLTLAGQLLTEYPDLYMQTHISENLKEIEWVKELFPERKGYLDVYDHYKLLGERSVFAHGVHLCDDECARLAETGSAISFCPTSNFFLGSGLFNLPMAEKHKLNVGLGTDVGGGTSFSLLQTLNEAYKVMQLQGARLSPFKSLYLATLGGARALRLEDKIGNLHPGSDADFLVLDYNATPLLSYRLKQANNIAETLFVLMTLGDDRTVQQTYAAGALVHQR from the coding sequence ATGCCTCTGACTCGCAAAGCCTACCGCGCCGCCATCCTGCACAGCATTGCCGACCCCGCCGAAGTCGGGATCGAAGCCTCCTACGAATATTTCGAGGACGGCCTGCTGGTGGTCGATGGCGGCAAGATCAGCGCCCTCGGCCACGCCAGCGAACTGTTGCCGACTCTGCCGGCGGACATCGAAATCGAGCACTACCAGGACGCGCTGATCACCCCGGGCTTCATCGACACCCATATCCACTTGCCGCAAACCGGCATGGTCGGTGCCTACGGCGAACAACTGCTCGACTGGCTCAACACCTACACCTTCCCGTGCGAAAGCCAGTTTGGCGATAAGACCCACGCCGATGACGTAGCGGACATTTTCATCAAGGAATTGCTGCGCAACGGCACCACCACCGCGCTGGTGTTCGGCAGCGTGCACCCGCAATCGGTGAACTCGTTCTTCGAAGCGGCCGAGAAGCTCGATCTGCGGATGATCGCCGGCAAGGTGATGATGGACCGCAACGCCCCGGACTATCTGACCGACACCGCCGAATCGAGCTACGTCGAGAGCAAGGCGCTGATCGAGCGCTGGCACGGCAAGGGTCGTCTGCACTACGCGGTCACTCCACGTTTCGCACCGACCAGCACCCCGGAACAACTGACACTCGCCGGCCAACTACTGACCGAATACCCGGATCTGTACATGCAGACCCACATCAGCGAGAACCTCAAGGAAATCGAATGGGTCAAGGAACTGTTCCCGGAGCGCAAGGGTTACCTGGACGTTTACGATCACTACAAGCTGCTCGGCGAGCGCTCGGTATTCGCCCACGGCGTACACCTGTGCGATGACGAGTGCGCGCGTCTGGCGGAAACCGGCTCGGCGATTTCATTCTGCCCGACGTCGAACTTCTTCCTTGGCAGCGGTTTGTTCAATCTGCCGATGGCCGAAAAGCATAAATTGAACGTCGGCCTCGGCACTGACGTCGGTGGCGGCACCAGTTTCTCGCTGCTGCAAACCCTGAACGAAGCTTACAAAGTGATGCAGTTGCAAGGTGCGCGCTTGAGTCCGTTCAAGTCGCTGTACCTGGCGACGCTGGGTGGCGCGCGGGCGCTGCGTCTGGAAGACAAGATCGGCAACCTGCACCCGGGCAGCGATGCTGACTTCCTGGTACTGGATTACAACGCCACGCCGTTGCTGAGCTATCGCCTGAAGCAGGCCAACAACATTGCCGAGACGTTGTTTGTGTTGATGACGCTGGGCGATGACCGCACGGTGCAGCAGACGTATGCGGCGGGTGCGTTGGTGCATCAGCGCTGA
- the xdhB gene encoding xanthine dehydrogenase molybdopterin binding subunit: MSNHHAVEKTQAELAELFAKDLTTGVGRSVKHDSAAKHVSGEAQYIDDRLEFPNQLHLYARMSDRAHAKIISIDTKPCYAFEGVRIVITHEDVPGLKDIGPLMPGDPLLAIDDVQFVGQPVLAVAAKDLETARKAAMAAIIEYEDLEPVLDVVEALRKRHFVLDSHTHQRGDSVSALATAEHRIQGTLHIGGQEHFYLETQISSVMPTEDGGMIVYCSTQNPTEVQKLVAEVLDVSMNKIVVDMRRMGGGFGGKETQAASPACLCAVVAHLTGQPTKMRLPRVEDMLMTGKRHPFYVEYDVGFDSTGRLHGINMDLAGNCGCSPDLSASIVDRAMFHSDNSYYLGDATINGHRCKTNTASNTAYRGFGGPQGMVAIEEVMDAIARHLNLDPLAVRKANYYGKTERNVTHYYQTVEHNMLEEMTAELEESSQYHERREAIRRYNANSPILKKGLALTPVKFGISFTASFLNQAGALIHIYTDGSIHLNHGGTEMGQGLNTKVAQVVAEVFQVEIDRVQITATNTDKVPNTSPTAASSGADLNGKAAQNAAEIIKKRLVEFAARHFKVTEEDVEFHNGHVRVRDHILTFEALIQQAYFNQVSLSSTGFYKTPKIYYDRSQARGRPFYYFAFGAACCEVIVDTLTGEYKMLRTDILHDVGASLNPSIDIGQVEGGFVQGMGWLTMEELVWNNKGKLMTNGPASYKIPAVADMPLDLRVKLVENRKNPEDTVFHSKAVGEPPFMLGIAAWCAIKDAVASLGDYQHQPKIDAPATPERVLWGCEQMRQLKAVKAVEAETELASL, from the coding sequence ATGTCTAACCATCACGCCGTAGAGAAGACCCAAGCTGAACTGGCCGAGCTGTTTGCCAAGGACCTGACCACCGGTGTCGGTCGCAGCGTCAAGCACGACAGCGCCGCCAAGCATGTGTCCGGTGAAGCGCAGTACATCGATGACCGGCTGGAGTTTCCGAACCAGTTGCACCTGTATGCGCGCATGTCGGACCGCGCCCACGCGAAAATCATCAGCATCGACACCAAGCCCTGCTACGCCTTCGAAGGCGTGCGCATTGTCATCACCCACGAAGACGTGCCGGGCCTGAAAGACATTGGCCCATTGATGCCGGGCGATCCGCTGCTGGCCATCGACGACGTGCAATTCGTCGGTCAACCGGTGCTGGCAGTCGCAGCAAAGGATCTGGAAACCGCACGCAAAGCGGCGATGGCCGCGATCATCGAATACGAAGATCTCGAGCCTGTACTCGACGTGGTTGAAGCCCTGCGCAAACGCCACTTCGTGCTCGACAGCCACACCCACCAGCGCGGCGACTCTGTCTCCGCACTGGCGACCGCTGAACACCGCATTCAAGGCACGCTGCACATTGGCGGTCAGGAACACTTCTATCTGGAGACGCAGATCTCCTCGGTGATGCCAACCGAAGACGGCGGCATGATCGTTTACTGCTCCACGCAAAACCCGACCGAAGTGCAGAAACTGGTCGCCGAAGTGCTCGACGTTTCGATGAACAAGATCGTCGTCGACATGCGCCGCATGGGCGGTGGATTCGGTGGCAAGGAAACTCAGGCCGCGAGCCCGGCGTGCCTGTGCGCGGTGGTCGCGCACCTCACCGGTCAGCCGACCAAGATGCGCCTGCCGCGCGTCGAAGACATGCTGATGACCGGCAAGCGTCACCCGTTCTATGTCGAGTACGACGTCGGTTTCGACAGCACCGGGCGCCTGCACGGGATCAACATGGACCTGGCCGGCAACTGCGGCTGCTCGCCGGACTTGTCCGCCTCGATCGTTGACCGGGCGATGTTCCACTCGGACAACTCGTACTACCTGGGCGACGCGACCATCAACGGTCACCGCTGCAAGACCAACACCGCCTCGAACACCGCGTACCGCGGCTTCGGTGGGCCGCAAGGGATGGTCGCGATCGAAGAAGTGATGGACGCAATTGCCCGTCATCTCAACCTCGATCCACTCGCCGTGCGCAAAGCCAACTACTACGGCAAGACCGAGCGCAACGTCACCCATTACTACCAGACCGTCGAGCACAACATGCTCGAAGAAATGACCGCCGAGCTGGAAGAAAGCAGCCAGTATCACGAGCGCCGCGAAGCAATCCGCCGCTACAACGCCAACAGCCCGATCCTGAAAAAAGGCCTGGCGCTGACCCCGGTGAAATTTGGTATTTCCTTCACCGCCAGCTTCTTGAACCAGGCCGGTGCACTGATCCACATCTACACCGACGGCAGCATCCACCTGAACCATGGCGGCACGGAGATGGGCCAGGGCCTCAACACCAAGGTCGCGCAGGTTGTGGCCGAAGTGTTTCAGGTCGAAATCGACCGCGTGCAGATCACCGCGACCAATACCGACAAGGTGCCGAACACCTCGCCGACGGCAGCGTCCAGCGGTGCAGACTTGAACGGTAAAGCGGCGCAGAACGCGGCGGAAATCATCAAGAAGCGTCTGGTCGAATTCGCTGCACGCCACTTCAAAGTCACTGAAGAAGACGTTGAATTCCACAACGGCCATGTGCGCGTTCGCGACCACATTCTGACCTTCGAAGCGCTGATCCAGCAGGCGTATTTCAATCAGGTTTCGCTGTCGAGCACCGGGTTCTACAAGACTCCGAAAATCTACTACGACCGCAGCCAGGCCCGTGGTCGGCCGTTCTACTACTTCGCCTTTGGCGCAGCGTGCTGCGAAGTGATCGTCGACACCCTGACCGGCGAGTACAAGATGCTGCGCACCGACATTCTTCATGACGTCGGCGCCTCGCTGAATCCGTCCATCGACATCGGTCAGGTTGAGGGCGGTTTCGTTCAGGGCATGGGCTGGCTGACCATGGAAGAACTGGTCTGGAACAACAAAGGCAAGCTGATGACCAACGGCCCGGCCAGCTACAAGATCCCGGCCGTGGCGGACATGCCGCTGGACCTGCGGGTGAAGCTGGTGGAAAACCGCAAGAATCCGGAGGACACGGTGTTCCATTCCAAGGCTGTCGGTGAGCCACCGTTCATGCTCGGGATTGCCGCGTGGTGTGCGATCAAGGACGCCGTGGCGAGCCTCGGCGACTATCAGCATCAACCGAAAATCGACGCGCCGGCGACGCCGGAGCGGGTGTTGTGGGGCTGTGAGCAGATGCGTCAGCTCAAAGCGGTGAAGGCCGTCGAAGCTGAAACCGAGCTGGCTTCGCTTTAA
- the dacB gene encoding D-alanyl-D-alanine carboxypeptidase/D-alanyl-D-alanine-endopeptidase, whose translation MIKSLRPLLLASLLLPLALPVSAATINTALTPNVEKALKASKLQPSALSLVMVPLDGPGTATVYNADVSVNPASTMKLVTTYAALEMLGPNHQWKTEFYTDGDLSGGILNGNLYLKGGGDPKLNMEKLWLLMRDLRANGVTQITGDLVLDRNFFVQPQLPEFNDDGNDENKPFLVKPDSLLVNLKALRFVARNDGGRVLISVEPPIASIRIENTVKALNSKQCTGGVRYNPVPQADGSVTVTVAGQLGEGCSSQTYLSLLDHATYTAGAVRAIWKELGGSIQGKDRLASTPSNAKLLARAFSPDLAEIIRDINKYSNNTMAQQLFLSLGQRFRNDADGDDAKAAQRVVRQWLAKKGITAPHLVMENGSGLSRAERVSAREMAGMLQAAWHSPYAAEYISSLPIAGTDGTMRKRLKTTAMRGEAHVKTGTLNTVRAIAGFSRDVNGNTWAVVAILNDKAPFGASSVLDQVLLDLYKQPKLPQTASVL comes from the coding sequence ATGATCAAATCGTTGCGTCCTCTGTTGCTGGCCAGCCTCCTTCTTCCTCTGGCCCTGCCGGTTTCTGCTGCCACCATCAATACTGCCCTCACCCCCAACGTCGAAAAAGCTCTCAAGGCCAGCAAGCTGCAGCCTTCTGCCCTGTCGCTGGTGATGGTACCGCTCGACGGCCCAGGCACGGCGACCGTGTACAACGCTGACGTGTCGGTCAACCCGGCCTCGACCATGAAACTGGTCACCACCTACGCTGCGCTGGAAATGCTCGGCCCCAACCACCAGTGGAAAACCGAGTTCTACACCGACGGCGATCTGAGCGGCGGCATCCTCAACGGCAACCTCTACCTCAAGGGTGGCGGCGATCCGAAGCTCAACATGGAAAAACTCTGGCTGCTGATGCGCGACCTGCGCGCCAACGGCGTGACACAGATCACCGGTGATCTGGTGCTGGACCGCAACTTCTTCGTGCAGCCGCAACTGCCGGAATTCAACGATGACGGCAATGACGAGAACAAGCCGTTCCTGGTCAAACCGGACTCGCTGCTGGTCAACCTCAAGGCCCTGCGCTTTGTGGCGCGCAATGACGGTGGACGGGTACTGATCTCAGTGGAACCGCCGATTGCCAGCATCCGCATCGAAAATACCGTCAAGGCTCTCAATTCCAAGCAATGCACCGGCGGCGTGCGCTACAACCCGGTACCACAGGCTGACGGCAGCGTGACCGTGACCGTCGCCGGCCAGTTGGGCGAAGGCTGCAGCTCGCAGACTTACCTATCATTGCTCGACCACGCGACCTACACCGCTGGCGCCGTTCGCGCGATCTGGAAAGAACTGGGTGGCAGCATTCAGGGCAAGGATCGTCTGGCCTCGACTCCGAGCAACGCCAAACTGCTGGCCCGCGCCTTCTCGCCGGATCTTGCGGAAATCATCCGCGACATCAACAAATACAGTAACAACACCATGGCCCAGCAACTGTTCCTGAGCCTCGGCCAGCGCTTCCGCAACGACGCCGACGGTGACGACGCCAAGGCTGCGCAACGCGTGGTGCGTCAGTGGCTGGCGAAGAAAGGCATTACCGCGCCGCATCTGGTGATGGAGAACGGCTCCGGCCTGTCCCGCGCAGAACGCGTCAGCGCCCGTGAGATGGCGGGCATGCTGCAAGCCGCGTGGCACAGCCCGTACGCCGCCGAATACATCAGCTCGCTACCGATCGCCGGCACCGACGGCACCATGCGCAAACGCCTGAAGACCACTGCGATGCGCGGTGAAGCCCACGTCAAGACCGGCACCCTGAACACCGTGCGAGCGATTGCCGGCTTCAGCCGTGACGTGAATGGCAATACCTGGGCGGTGGTGGCGATCCTCAACGACAAGGCACCGTTTGGTGCGTCGTCGGTGCTGGATCAGGTGCTGCTGGATCTGTACAAGCAGCCGAAACTGCCGCAGACCGCTTCGGTCCTGTAA
- the xdhC gene encoding xanthine dehydrogenase accessory protein XdhC, protein MYNWIDALADLQNQGDPCVLVTIIEELGSTPRNAGSKMVVSARQIFDTIGGGHLEYKAMQIARDMLASGKQDTHLERFSLGASLGQCCGGATVLLFEPMGQVQAQIAVFGAGHVGRALVPLLASLPCRVRWIDSREEEFPEQIPHGVRKIVAEEPVDEIDDLPAGSYCIVMTHNHQLDLELTAAILKRNDFTWFGLIGSKTKRAKFEHRLRDRGFDASVVQRMRCPMGISEVKGKLPVEIAISIAGEIIATYNANFGQHTASAEPIAKLLPVSRRSEATKLKASN, encoded by the coding sequence ATGTACAACTGGATCGACGCCCTCGCCGACCTGCAGAACCAGGGCGACCCCTGTGTCCTGGTGACGATCATCGAAGAACTCGGCTCGACGCCACGCAACGCCGGCTCGAAAATGGTCGTCAGCGCCAGACAGATTTTCGACACCATCGGTGGCGGGCATCTGGAATACAAAGCCATGCAGATCGCCCGCGACATGCTCGCCAGCGGCAAGCAGGACACCCATCTGGAGCGCTTCAGCCTCGGTGCCAGCCTCGGCCAGTGCTGTGGCGGCGCCACCGTGTTGCTGTTCGAACCGATGGGCCAGGTGCAGGCGCAAATAGCCGTGTTCGGCGCCGGTCACGTTGGCCGCGCCCTGGTGCCGCTGCTCGCCAGCCTGCCCTGCCGGGTGCGCTGGATCGATTCGCGGGAAGAAGAATTCCCCGAACAGATCCCCCACGGCGTGCGTAAAATCGTCGCCGAAGAGCCTGTGGATGAGATCGATGACCTGCCCGCCGGCAGCTACTGCATCGTCATGACCCACAACCATCAGCTTGATCTGGAGCTGACCGCCGCGATCCTCAAGCGCAACGACTTCACCTGGTTCGGCCTGATCGGCTCGAAGACCAAACGCGCCAAGTTCGAACACCGTTTGCGTGACCGTGGTTTCGACGCCAGCGTCGTGCAACGCATGCGCTGCCCGATGGGCATCAGCGAAGTCAAAGGCAAACTGCCTGTGGAAATCGCCATCTCCATCGCCGGTGAAATCATCGCCACCTATAACGCCAATTTCGGCCAGCACACCGCCAGCGCCGAACCGATTGCCAAACTGCTGCCTGTTTCGCGCCGCAGTGAAGCCACCAAACTCAAAGCCTCAAATTGA